A portion of the Brevundimonas pondensis genome contains these proteins:
- a CDS encoding TonB-dependent receptor: MRTTGQLRLALMTSVFITASLCAAPSFAQQADTEQASSVDDIVVTARRREESLKDVPVAVTAVSSERLEQTGAADITTLQQQTPNATVQIARGTNSTLTSFIRGVGQQDPLWGFEPGVGLYVDDVYVARPQGAVLDIFDIERLEVLRGPQGTLYGRNTIGGAIKYVTKRLSQDPELTLKGAYGSYNQVDLIASGSTPLNDTLRIGGAIARYTRDGYGTNLTTGAEHYNKDVTAGRLSVEWTPSDNLFFRLAGDRTTDESNARHGYRLKAPMTDGIYDTRAGIGDDGYVRTRGLSFTGEWNVSDALTFKSVTAWRDGDTAGDGIDFDGLPQPILDIPGYYADSQFTQEFQLLFEGERWQGVAGVFYMDASAEGAFDTVVGLANLTTFTGGKVDTESFAVFADFSYDLTDQLSLSVGGRWTKDKKSVDQLRQNYLGIKSPFFHNLSAIPLGAPLTDYTNSDDYSEFTPRISASYKFTPELTGYASYGRGFKSGGFDMRGDASLYPETINGYQPELVDTYEIGLKGSLLDRRINFATALFKSDYTDQQITSQFFIPPTSVVSFVDNAGSSEIWGWELEASARITDSFVPRLTLGYLDAKFNEFVTFNPLTGKRENMADQRHFQNTPDWTANIALPYSVDLGDRGSVIFTPMASYRGATQMFETPIPLLDQGAYWLYDATLMWTAPDARYRVSLAGRNLSDERYRAGGYNFPAAITGDSVIGFYGAPRTVTLSVTANF, from the coding sequence ATGCGAACGACAGGACAGTTGCGTCTGGCGCTGATGACCAGCGTCTTCATCACGGCCTCGCTCTGCGCGGCGCCGAGCTTCGCCCAACAGGCGGATACCGAGCAGGCCTCCAGCGTCGACGATATCGTCGTCACCGCCCGCCGCCGCGAGGAGAGCCTCAAGGACGTGCCGGTCGCCGTCACCGCCGTCAGCTCTGAGCGCCTGGAACAGACCGGCGCCGCCGACATCACTACCCTGCAGCAGCAGACGCCGAACGCCACGGTCCAGATCGCGCGCGGCACCAACTCCACCCTGACCAGTTTCATTCGCGGCGTCGGCCAGCAGGACCCGCTGTGGGGCTTCGAGCCCGGCGTCGGCCTCTATGTCGACGATGTCTATGTGGCCCGTCCGCAGGGCGCGGTCCTGGACATCTTCGACATCGAACGGCTGGAGGTCCTGCGTGGACCGCAGGGCACCCTCTATGGCCGCAACACCATCGGCGGCGCGATCAAGTACGTCACCAAGCGCCTGAGCCAGGACCCGGAACTGACGCTGAAGGGCGCCTATGGCAGCTATAATCAGGTCGACCTGATCGCCTCGGGCTCGACCCCGCTGAATGACACCCTGCGGATCGGCGGCGCAATCGCGCGCTACACCCGCGATGGCTATGGCACGAACCTGACCACCGGCGCCGAACACTACAACAAGGATGTCACGGCGGGGCGTCTGAGCGTCGAATGGACGCCCAGCGACAACCTCTTCTTCCGCCTTGCCGGCGACAGGACCACGGACGAGTCCAACGCCCGTCACGGCTATCGGCTCAAGGCGCCGATGACCGACGGCATCTATGACACGCGCGCCGGCATCGGCGACGACGGCTACGTCCGTACGCGCGGCCTCTCCTTCACCGGCGAATGGAACGTCAGCGACGCCCTGACCTTCAAGTCGGTCACGGCCTGGCGCGACGGCGACACTGCGGGCGACGGTATCGACTTCGATGGCCTGCCCCAGCCGATCCTCGACATCCCGGGCTATTACGCCGACAGCCAGTTCACCCAGGAATTCCAGCTGTTGTTCGAGGGCGAGCGCTGGCAGGGCGTGGCTGGCGTCTTCTACATGGACGCCTCGGCCGAGGGGGCCTTCGACACGGTCGTCGGCCTGGCCAATCTGACCACCTTCACCGGCGGCAAGGTGGACACCGAGAGCTTCGCCGTCTTTGCTGATTTCAGCTACGATCTGACTGACCAGCTGTCGCTGTCGGTCGGCGGTCGCTGGACCAAGGACAAGAAGAGCGTCGATCAGCTGCGCCAGAACTATCTGGGCATCAAGAGCCCCTTCTTCCACAATCTCTCGGCCATTCCGCTGGGCGCGCCTCTGACCGACTACACCAACTCGGACGACTATTCGGAGTTCACGCCGCGGATCAGCGCCAGCTACAAGTTCACGCCGGAACTGACCGGCTACGCCTCCTACGGGCGCGGCTTCAAGTCGGGCGGCTTCGACATGCGCGGCGACGCCAGTCTCTATCCCGAGACGATCAACGGTTATCAGCCGGAACTGGTCGATACCTATGAGATCGGGTTGAAGGGCTCGCTGCTGGATCGCCGGATCAACTTCGCCACGGCCCTGTTCAAGTCGGACTACACCGACCAGCAAATCACATCGCAGTTCTTCATCCCGCCGACCTCGGTGGTCAGCTTCGTCGACAACGCGGGGTCCAGCGAGATCTGGGGCTGGGAGCTGGAAGCCAGCGCGCGGATCACCGACAGTTTCGTTCCGCGCCTGACGCTCGGCTACCTGGACGCCAAGTTCAACGAGTTCGTCACCTTCAACCCGTTGACCGGCAAGCGCGAGAACATGGCCGATCAGCGCCACTTCCAGAACACGCCGGACTGGACCGCCAATATCGCTCTGCCCTACAGTGTCGATCTGGGCGACCGCGGCTCGGTGATCTTCACGCCGATGGCCTCCTATCGCGGCGCGACGCAGATGTTCGAGACGCCGATCCCGCTGCTCGATCAGGGCGCCTACTGGCTCTATGACGCCACCCTGATGTGGACGGCGCCTGACGCGCGCTATCGCGTCAGCCTGGCGGGCCGCAACCTGTCGGACGAGCGCTATCGCGCCGGCGGCTATAACTTCCCGGCGGCGATCACCGGGGATTCCGTCATCGGCTTCTACGGCGCGCCGCGCACCGTGACGTTGAGCGTGACCGCCAACTTCTAG
- a CDS encoding short-chain fatty acyl-CoA regulator family protein, with translation MRKPAKVDGLFCKVAMAEKLYLGAKVRKLREARGWTLEACAGRLALSPSYLSQIETNQRPATARVLIALTRAFDVDASLFDLDGDARLIADLREAVTDVAGHAEAPSPVELKQAVTTTPRLARQFLALHQDYRRLDERLKTLNETLGRDERAQAAPALPYEAVRDFFHYRDNYIDVLDQAAEVLAEQLGLGAGGHPERDLEAALNDLCGVRLATGEGRGAMRRFDPAARILYVDASLPGATRSFLMAHQLVLLRFHDLIEHELDRAAFNVPAARDVCRVGLANYAAGALLLPYRRFLEAARELRHDVDRLRNRFHVSFEQVCHRLSTLQRPGWRGVPFYFARVDMAGNITKRHSATRFQFARFGGACPLWNVHEAFGAPDRILVNLSEMPDGSRYICIAKSVSKPGGSYLEPDRRYALGLGCEIEHADQLVYAAGLDLNGPPTRMGVSCRICERTDCAQRAFPPIDRTLRVPDNERGVIPYTLS, from the coding sequence GTGCGTAAGCCTGCCAAGGTCGACGGGCTGTTTTGCAAAGTTGCGATGGCGGAAAAACTCTATCTCGGGGCCAAGGTGCGCAAGCTGCGCGAGGCGCGCGGCTGGACGCTGGAAGCCTGCGCCGGACGGCTGGCCCTGTCGCCCAGCTACCTGTCGCAGATCGAAACCAATCAACGCCCGGCGACGGCGCGGGTTCTGATCGCCCTGACACGGGCCTTCGACGTGGACGCCAGCCTGTTCGATCTGGACGGCGACGCCCGCCTGATCGCCGACCTGCGCGAGGCCGTCACCGACGTGGCCGGTCACGCCGAGGCGCCCTCGCCCGTCGAGCTGAAGCAGGCGGTGACGACCACGCCGCGGCTGGCGCGTCAGTTCCTGGCCCTGCATCAGGACTATCGCCGCCTCGACGAACGGCTGAAGACGCTGAACGAGACGCTTGGCCGGGACGAACGGGCGCAAGCAGCCCCCGCCCTGCCCTATGAGGCGGTGCGCGACTTCTTCCACTATCGCGACAACTACATCGACGTGCTGGATCAGGCGGCCGAAGTGCTGGCCGAACAGCTAGGCCTCGGCGCGGGCGGCCACCCCGAACGCGATCTGGAGGCGGCGCTGAACGACCTGTGCGGAGTGCGCCTGGCCACCGGCGAAGGACGCGGGGCCATGCGGCGTTTCGATCCGGCGGCGCGCATCCTCTATGTCGACGCCAGCCTGCCCGGCGCCACGCGGTCCTTCCTGATGGCGCACCAGCTGGTGCTGCTGCGTTTCCACGACCTGATCGAGCACGAACTGGACCGGGCCGCCTTCAACGTTCCCGCCGCGCGTGATGTCTGCCGGGTCGGTCTGGCCAACTATGCGGCGGGGGCCCTGCTGCTGCCCTATCGCCGCTTCCTGGAGGCCGCGCGTGAACTGCGGCACGACGTGGACCGACTGCGCAATCGTTTCCACGTCAGCTTCGAGCAGGTCTGCCACCGGCTGAGCACGCTTCAGCGTCCCGGCTGGCGCGGCGTGCCCTTCTACTTCGCGCGGGTGGACATGGCCGGGAACATCACCAAGCGGCACAGCGCGACGCGCTTCCAGTTCGCCCGCTTCGGCGGCGCCTGCCCCCTGTGGAACGTGCACGAGGCCTTCGGCGCGCCCGACCGCATCCTGGTCAATCTGTCGGAGATGCCGGACGGCTCGCGCTACATCTGCATCGCCAAGAGCGTGTCCAAGCCGGGCGGGTCCTATCTGGAGCCCGACCGCCGCTATGCGCTCGGCCTGGGCTGTGAGATCGAGCATGCTGATCAGCTGGTCTACGCCGCTGGTCTCGACCTGAACGGCCCGCCGACGCGCATGGGCGTCAGCTGCCGCATCTGCGAGCGCACCGACTGCGCCCAGCGGGCCTTCCCGCCCATCGACCGGACCCTGCGCGTGCCGGACAACGAGCGCGGCGTTATCCCCTACACCCTCAGCTAG